The following coding sequences lie in one Helicoverpa zea isolate HzStark_Cry1AcR chromosome 2, ilHelZeax1.1, whole genome shotgun sequence genomic window:
- the LOC124641153 gene encoding 60S ribosomal protein L8, whose product MGRVIRAQRKGAGSVFVSHTKKRKGAPKLRSLDYAERHGYIKGVVKDIIHDPGRGAPLAVVHFRDPYKFKTRKELFIAPEGLYTGQFVYCGKKATLEVGNVMPVGAMPEGTIVCNLEEKMGDRGRLARASGNFATVIGHNPDAKRTRVKLPSGAKKVLPSSNRGMVGIVAGGGRIDKPILKAGRAYHKYKVKRNCWPYVRGVAMNPVEHPHGGGNHQHIGKASTVKRGTSAGRKVGLIAARRTGRIRGGKTDTKKET is encoded by the exons ATGGGTCGTGTGATTCGTGCTCAGCGTAAAGGTGCCGGTTCAGTGTTCGTTTCGCACACGAAGAAAAGGAAAGGAGCGCCTAAACTTCGTTCCTTGGACTATGCTGAACGTCATGGCTACATTAAGGGAGTTGTGAAG gacatCATCCACGACCCCGGCCGCGGTGCCCCTCTGGCAGTTGTTCACTTCCGTGACCCGTACAAGTTCAAGACCCGCAAGGAATTGTTCATTGCCCCAGAGGGTCTCTACACTGGCCAGTTTGTTTACTGCGGCAAGAAAGCTACCCTTGAAGTTG GAAATGTAATGCCTGTGGGTGCTATGCCTGAGGGTACCATTGTATGCAACTTAGAAGAGAAAATGGGTGACAGAGGTCGGCTGGCTCGTGCCTCTGGAAACTTTGCCACTGTTATCGGCCACAATCCTGATGCCAAGCGTACCAGGGTTAAGCTGCCCTCTGGAGCCAAGAAGGTCCTGCCATCCAGCAACAGAGGAATGGTTG GTATTGTTGCTGGCGGTGGTCGTATTGACAAGCCCATCTTGAAGGCTGGACGTGCATACCACAAGTACAAGGTGAAGCGTAACTGCTGGCCATATGTACGTGGTGTGGCCATGAACCCCGTTGAGCATCCTCACGGTGGTGGTAACCATCAACACATTG GTAAGGCTTCGACTGTCAAGCGAGGAACATCCGCCGGTCGCAAGGTCGGTCTTATTGCTGCCCGCAGAACTGGAAGAATCCGTGGTGGCAAGACCGACACCAAGAAGGAGACATAG
- the LOC124644692 gene encoding cilium assembly protein DZIP1 translates to MKKCIKNRVEKRKGLIDIDSLIKDRKFVIIEQHLNDILDCVIESEFDVRILDEGVLKLFRLAQLAVEYQQFCRHYLDRSVYVLREEITSLAQELDTCKKDLREKDDEIRRLRKRSRHSFKTPLPYGNDNIATMILKTLSHKSDIFPSTSNDMLQYNKCNYCDKVFLNQLYLKSHISRRHSNVIEPPQRDIQGEATNLENTKLSAEVNELRNKIKEMELLIDNSKNPVNTTVINEGPSNISNKPQEIKKDMRDAEVSTNNEDYLLNKIAEWKKEEHENYNKEMDKLKNQIIESIKTFKEKDAESPVLGNPNAVLELQETIKQQGAQILALKKELHESRLKTEKDNADRNKEVEAQVLLWSSRAEAQSKQYELLLQKLNDVAKDARESRALAEAERERAAQLQVLLQQSAKVNINKNVESNDEQPTTPSKNTTNVNLPSTRKKPIKKKTNTNQSDQEANRQTLEKLHRKAQELLNTGSITSSSSDISSMENDKPVVMKPKDVRGIANHKTELSNRLKTTEDKPQQTLNAHDFKISNTKATKTKKEKTKSNHVKITKEANLPSVNPGSPLKIVRAKITEEVNNRLVSAGVDPLKPRLPRSVFQKQRLQIHQQQELKAKINSAHEKVRHKILAYLDSSTTNVKKEVTQVQDYVSPTKATKPFKNLTTVISNVRSKALSLVKLNDPNVKDKRKSLNAEVAKRAMSLLRTPPGSTSTSPVATKRSPLKDFNIKRNVPHKTLNAPVKRDPEVNEVKSKGNDLKHNSHNTQQKVSRISSEDGSDESDHKYYNTTSSVQQASKSIDSLIKSPARRPSSAAADYNHTVKKYTISDDSLLRTQSATSLIERPLDSNGISNKLPLRNSEKSSDEAESSIDIPVKKYDLEDNTQNTIKQTKSVLKNASSTSSLNKKKVIFDMDAIQMKSVSASPSQSITEKSDGNEKYELGLVNLDGEEWDISSIENEPLKNDTKIQQNIIRTTSPKIAELKEKIESQLARRNDTPTAPLVGAVDVLAGSMGKAASLAGSNTSLGSSILDDSESVPVMNHKTYVKPKPMRVAAKDESDLDISEFSMDGIVNKNESF, encoded by the exons ATGAAGAAATGTATTAAGAATCGTGTAGAAAAGAGAAAAG gACTGATCGATATagatagtttaattaaagataGAAAATTTGTTATTATCGAGCAACACTTAAATGAT ATATTAGATTGCGTGATAGAATCTGAATTCGATGTCCGTATACTGGACGAAGGTGTTCTGAAACTGTTCAGACTTGCACAACTAGCTGTTGAGTACCAACAATTCTGTCGACATTATCTAGACCGCAGCGTCTACGTATTGCGAGAAGAAATAACATCATTAGCACAG gaACTGGATACATGCAAAAAAGATCTCAGAGAAAAGGATGACGAAATACGAAGACTAAGAAAGAGATCTAGACATAGTTTTAAAACTCCGTTGCCATATGGAAACGATAATATAGCAACTATGATTTTAAAAACTCTATCTCATAAAAGCGACATTTTCCCGTCAACATCGAACGATATGCTTCAGTATAACAAATGTAATTATTGCGACAAAGTATTTTTGAATCAACTTTACCTTAAAAGTCACATATCTAGACGACATTCAAACGTCATTGAGCCACCCCAAAGAGATATACAAGGAGAGGCTACAAACCTCGAAAATACAAAGTTAAGCGCTGAAGTCAATGAactcagaaataaaataaaagaaatggaATTACTTATTGATAATTCAAAAAACCCTGTTAATACAACAGTCATAAATGAAGGACCCTCGAATATTAGCAATAAACCCCAAGAAATCAAGAAAGACATGAGAGATGCTGAAGTATCAACCAACAACGAAGATTACTTACTAAATAAGATCGCCGAATGGAAAAAAGAGGAAcatgaaaattataataaagaaatggataaattaaaaaaccAAATTATCGAGTCCATCAAAACTTTTAAAGAGAAAGATGCAGAATCACCTGTTTTAGGTAATCCAAATGCAGTATTGGAATTACAAGAAACAATTAAACAACAAGGTGCTCAAATATTAGCTCTCAAAAAGGAACTTCACGAGTCG AGATTAAAAACAGAAAAAGACAATGCTGATCGAAACAAAGAAGTTGAAGCTCAAGTGTTACTTTGGTCTAGCCGCGCAGAGGCTCAATCTAAGCAATATGAACTATTGCTTCAGAAATTAAACGATGTTGCTAAAGATGCTAGAGAATCCCGCGCTCTTGCAGAGGCGGAGAGGGAACGAGCAGCTCAACTACAAGTATTATTGCAACAAAGCGCAAaagttaacataaataaaaatgtagaaagTAATGATGAACAGCCTACA ACTCCCAGCAAAAATACGACAAACGTCAACCTTCCCAGTACAAGAAAGAAGCCCATAAAAAAGAAGACGAACACAAATCAATCTGATCAAGAAGCTAACCGACAAACCCTAGAAAAGCTACACCGCAAGGCACAAGAACTGTTAAATACTGGCTCTATAACATCCAGCTCTTCGGACATCTCAAGTATGGAGAATGACAAGCCTGTTGTAATGAAGCCTAAGGACGTAAGAGGAATTGCTAATCATAAAACAGAATTGTCCAATAGACTCAAAACTACGGAAGATAAACCTCAACAAACGTTAAATGCACATGATTTCAAGATTTCAAATACGAAggcaacaaaaacaaagaaagaaaaaacaaaatctaaTCACGTCAAGATAACAAAAGAGGCAAATTTACCAAGTGTCAACCCTGGAAG CCCGCTAAAAATAGTAAGAGCTAAGATAACTGAAGAGGTGAACAATCGTTTAGTGTCAGCTGGTGTGGATCCTCTTAAACCTAGACTCCCTCGAAGTGTGTTCCAAAAACAACGTTTACAAATACACCAGCAGCAAGAACTAAAAGCTAAG ATAAATTCTGCCCATGAAAAAGTGAGACATAAAATATTGGCTTATTTAGATTCAAGTACAACAAATGTAAAGAAGGAAGTTACTCAAGTACAGGACTACGTATCTCCAACAAAAGCAACAAAACCTTTCAAAAACTTGACAACTGTTATATCCAATGTCAGGTCAAAAGCCTTATCCCTGGTTAAACTTAATGACCCTAACGTGAAAGATAAGCGTAAATCGCTGAACGCTGAAGTCGCAAAACGCGCTATGTCCTTACTGAGAACTCCCCCAGGGTCAACATCTACCAGTCCAGTTGCTACGAAGCGTAGTCCCTTGAAGGATTTTAATATCAAACGTAACGTTCCTCACAAAACTTTAAATGCGCCCGTAAAAAGAGATCCCGAAGTCAATGAAGTGAAAAGTAAAGGCAATGATCTTAAACATAATTCTCACAACACGCAACAAAAGGTCTCCAGGATTAGTTCGGAAGATGGCTCTGATGAAAGCGatcataaatattacaatacaaCGAGTAGTGTACAGCAAGCATCCAAATCTATCGACAGTTTGATAAAATCACCTGCACGAAGACCTTCTTCCGCGGCTGCTGACTACAACCACActgtcaaaaaatatacaatcagTGATGATAGCCTGCTACGCACGCAATCGGCCACTAGTCTGATTGAGCGACCGTTGGATTCAAATGGAATCAGTAACAAATTACCTCTCAGAAATAGTGAAAAAAGCAGTGACGAAGCGGAATCGTCGATAGACATTccggtaaaaaaatatgatttggaAGATAATACCCAAAAcactataaaacaaacaaaaagtgttttaaaaaaTGCTAGCTCCACATCTTCTTTAAATAAGAAGAAAGTTATTTTCGATATGGATGCAATCCAAATGAAATCCGTGAGTGCATCACCGTCCCAAAGCATTACAGAAAAAAGTGATGGCAATGAGAAGTATGAACTGGGATTAGTTAACCTCGATGGTGAAGAATGGGATATTTCTAG TATCGAAAACGAACCACTGAAAAATGACACAAAAATCCAACAAAATATAATTCGCACGACAAGTCCGAAGATTGcagaattaaaagaaaaaatcgaATCCCAACTAGCACGACGTAATGACACTCCGACTGCTCCACTCGTTGGAGCTGTAGACGTCTTGGCTGGCTCTATGGGGAAAGCTGCAAGTTTAGCAGGTAGCAATACTAGTCTCGGCAGTTCCATTTTAGATGATTCTGAAAGTGTACCAGTAATGAATCACAAAACCTATGTTAAACCTAAACCAATGAGAGTTGCCGCTAAAGACGAAAGCGACTTGGACATCTCAGAATTTAGCATGGACGGTATAGTTAATAAGAATGAGTCTTTTTGA
- the LOC124638316 gene encoding opsin-1 isoform X2 yields MSLTLDPGPGIAALQAWGGQVAAYGASNQTVVDKVPPDMLHMVDPHWYQFPPMNPLWHGLLGFTIGCLGFISISGNGMVIYIFMSTKSLKTPSNLLVVNLAFSDFLMMCAMSPAMVVNCYNETWVWGPLACELYACAGSLFGCASIWTMTMIAFDRYNVIVKGIAAKPMTNNGALLRILGIWLFSLAWTLAPFFGWNRYVPEGNMTACGTDYLSKDWFSRSYILIYSVFCYFMPLLLIIYSYFFIVQAVAAHEKGMREQAKKMNVASLRSSEAANTSAECKLAKVALMTISLWFMAWTPYLVINYTGVFESAPISPLATIWGSLFAKANAVYNPIVYGISHPKYRAALYQRFPSLSCQASPDETGSVASGATAVSEEKPAA; encoded by the exons ATGTCGCTGACTCTGGATCCCGGACCCGGCATAGCCGCCCTGCAAGCATGGGGCGGCCAGGTAGCGGCGTATGGCGCCTCAAACCAAACCGTCGTGGATAAGGTGCCACCCGATATGCTTCACATGGTCGATCCTCACTG gtaccaGTTTCCTCCAATGAACCCGCTTTGGCACGGACTCTTGGGATTCACTATCGGCTGTCTCGGATTCATTTCTATTTCTGGCAACGGAATGGTCATCTACATTTTCATGTCAACGAAG AGTCTTAAAACTCCATCCAACTTGCTAGTGGTTAATCTTGCTTTCTCCGACTTCCTGATGATGTGCGCGATGTCTCCTGCTATGGTAGTTAACTGTTACAACGAAACATGGGTATGGG GTCCTCTCGCTTGTGAACTTTACGCTTGCGCTGGCTCTCTATTTGGTTGTGCCTCGATTTGGACGATGACAATGATAGCTTTCGACCGCTACAATGTCATCGTAAAAGGTATCGCCGCCAAGCCAATGACCAACAATGGGGCTCTTCTACGTATTCTCGGCATCTGGTTGTTCTCACTTGCATGGACTCTTGCTCCTTTCTTCGGCTGGAATCG ATATGTGCCGGAAGGGAACATGACTGCGTGCGGTACCGACTATTTGTCCAAAGATTGGTTCAGCCGAAGCTACATCCTAATCTACTCCGTATTCTGTTACTTCATGCCTCTTCTGCTGATCATCTACTCTTACTTCTTCATTGTCCAG gCCGTAGCAGCTCACGAGAAGGGGATGAGGGAACAAGCTAAGAAAATGAACGTAGCTTCTCTGAGGTCGTCAGAAGCAGCTAACACAAGCGCCGAGTGCAAATTGGCAAAG GTAGCGTTAATGACCATTTCACTGTGGTTCATGGCGTGGACACCATACCTTGTGATAAACTACACGGGTGTGTTTGAAAGCGCACCCATTAGCCCTCTGGCTACTATCTGGGGCTCACTCTTTGCCAAGGCCAACgctgtttacaatcctattgtATATGGCATCAG CCACCCGAAGTACCGCGCTGCGTTGTACCAGAGATTCCCGTCACTGTCGTGCCAGGCTTCGCCAGACGAGACCGGCTCTGTGGCGTCCGGGGCCACCGCCGTCTCCGAGGAGAAGCCTGCCGCCTAG
- the LOC124638316 gene encoding opsin-1 isoform X1, translated as MDFCATDGEGIKTSRMSLTLDPGPGIAALQAWGGQVAAYGASNQTVVDKVPPDMLHMVDPHWYQFPPMNPLWHGLLGFTIGCLGFISISGNGMVIYIFMSTKSLKTPSNLLVVNLAFSDFLMMCAMSPAMVVNCYNETWVWGPLACELYACAGSLFGCASIWTMTMIAFDRYNVIVKGIAAKPMTNNGALLRILGIWLFSLAWTLAPFFGWNRYVPEGNMTACGTDYLSKDWFSRSYILIYSVFCYFMPLLLIIYSYFFIVQAVAAHEKGMREQAKKMNVASLRSSEAANTSAECKLAKVALMTISLWFMAWTPYLVINYTGVFESAPISPLATIWGSLFAKANAVYNPIVYGISHPKYRAALYQRFPSLSCQASPDETGSVASGATAVSEEKPAA; from the exons atggacttTTGTGCAACTGATG GTGAAGGCATCAAGACATCAAGGATGTCGCTGACTCTGGATCCCGGACCCGGCATAGCCGCCCTGCAAGCATGGGGCGGCCAGGTAGCGGCGTATGGCGCCTCAAACCAAACCGTCGTGGATAAGGTGCCACCCGATATGCTTCACATGGTCGATCCTCACTG gtaccaGTTTCCTCCAATGAACCCGCTTTGGCACGGACTCTTGGGATTCACTATCGGCTGTCTCGGATTCATTTCTATTTCTGGCAACGGAATGGTCATCTACATTTTCATGTCAACGAAG AGTCTTAAAACTCCATCCAACTTGCTAGTGGTTAATCTTGCTTTCTCCGACTTCCTGATGATGTGCGCGATGTCTCCTGCTATGGTAGTTAACTGTTACAACGAAACATGGGTATGGG GTCCTCTCGCTTGTGAACTTTACGCTTGCGCTGGCTCTCTATTTGGTTGTGCCTCGATTTGGACGATGACAATGATAGCTTTCGACCGCTACAATGTCATCGTAAAAGGTATCGCCGCCAAGCCAATGACCAACAATGGGGCTCTTCTACGTATTCTCGGCATCTGGTTGTTCTCACTTGCATGGACTCTTGCTCCTTTCTTCGGCTGGAATCG ATATGTGCCGGAAGGGAACATGACTGCGTGCGGTACCGACTATTTGTCCAAAGATTGGTTCAGCCGAAGCTACATCCTAATCTACTCCGTATTCTGTTACTTCATGCCTCTTCTGCTGATCATCTACTCTTACTTCTTCATTGTCCAG gCCGTAGCAGCTCACGAGAAGGGGATGAGGGAACAAGCTAAGAAAATGAACGTAGCTTCTCTGAGGTCGTCAGAAGCAGCTAACACAAGCGCCGAGTGCAAATTGGCAAAG GTAGCGTTAATGACCATTTCACTGTGGTTCATGGCGTGGACACCATACCTTGTGATAAACTACACGGGTGTGTTTGAAAGCGCACCCATTAGCCCTCTGGCTACTATCTGGGGCTCACTCTTTGCCAAGGCCAACgctgtttacaatcctattgtATATGGCATCAG CCACCCGAAGTACCGCGCTGCGTTGTACCAGAGATTCCCGTCACTGTCGTGCCAGGCTTCGCCAGACGAGACCGGCTCTGTGGCGTCCGGGGCCACCGCCGTCTCCGAGGAGAAGCCTGCCGCCTAG
- the LOC124638360 gene encoding DNA replication complex GINS protein SLD5 produces the protein MDLTDDNIELSENEEEEITAEAVLKTLQNAWQNERLAPEILPHRNDMVECMLGQIQHMERNINKLPKTDLRATIHKMELSRIKFIICNYLKTRLNKIEKYCIPILNEERQRMDSGTNFLTPSEYKYAQEYLLNMEGHMKTVVLDKMPGNMQMFETNKMAEHPNMQSHVFLKANETVNGVVLGDLAGEDEEIDLEEGSQHILQYKPIADLVKNGKVQLI, from the exons ATGGATCTCACGGATGATAACATTGAACTAAGTGAGAacgaagaagaagaaataactGCTGAAGCAGTACTCAAAACTCTTCAAAATGCCTGGCAAAATGAAAGGCTGGCCCCAGAAATATTGCCGCACCGTAATGATATGGTAGAATGTATGTTAGGGCAAATACAACACATGGAGCGTAATATAAACAAACTCCCAAAAACAGATTTACGTGCAACTATACATAAAATGGAATTGAgtagaataaaatttattatatgtaactATCTAaaaactagattaaataaaatagaaaaatattgtatacCAATATTAAATGAAGAAAGACAAAGGATGGATTCAGGAACTAACTTCCTAACCCCATCAGAATACAAGTATGCCCAAGAATACTTGTTGAATATGGAGGGTCATATGAAGACTGTAGTTCTAGATAAAATGCCAGGGAATATGCAAATGTTTGAAACTAATAAAATGGCTGAACATCCTAATATGCAAAGCCATGTGTTCTTGAAAGCCAATGAAACTGTGAATGGTGTTGTACTGGGAGACCTGGCTGGCGAGGATGAAGAAATAGACTTGGAAG AGGGATCACAACATATCTTGCAGTATAAACCTATTGCTGATCTTGTGAAGAATGGAAAAGTTCAACTCATATGA